In Perca fluviatilis chromosome 14, GENO_Pfluv_1.0, whole genome shotgun sequence, a genomic segment contains:
- the LOC120572425 gene encoding prostaglandin D2 receptor 2-like, whose product MALRNLSCPVQMETNISIFHASNQTAKMSSLSVFAISLHGLFSTIGIIENLLILGVVGFHVRRSVISVWILNLAASDLLATASLPFFTLYMARGSTWTLGKTVCRLHSSIFFLNMFVSGFLLAAISMDRCLVVLKPVWAQNYRNVQRVGKVCGVIWVLAVFFTIPFYIFRDTIPLPNGQILCYYNYARLLPAKPFDLGSLCKERKEALAFMKLFLAFLIPLLMIILSYAAVNNRLARRGCRRPFRFVRLVVAVVVSFVLCWAPYHLFIIIEVMAPIGHPAQGFASRALPISATISFLNSVLNPVLYVFSCPDLCKKIRHSLGAVMESVLAEDLAEFARRRSTARSSVSTSEVVLKQRNSLTTLTGKDQEYSKSIAESTLD is encoded by the coding sequence ATGGCGTTAAGAAAtttgtcctgtcctgtccagATGGAAACAAATATCAGCATATTTCACGCATCGAACCAAACAGCCAAGATGAGTTCTTTGAGCGTGTTCGCCATTTCCCTCCATGGCCTGTTCTCTACCATTGGCATCATAGAAAACCTCCTCATCCTCGGAGTAGTCGGCTTCCATGTCCGTCGCTCTGTCATCAGCGTCTGGATCCTGAACCTCGCAGCCTCGGACCTGCTGGCCACCGCCTCCCTGCCCTTCTTCACCCTCTACATGGCCCGCGGCAGCACCTGGACCCTGGGCAAAACCGTCTGCCGCCTCCATTCCTCAATCTTCTTTCTCAACATGTTTGTCAGTGGCTTCTTGCTGGCGGCCATTTCTATGGACCGCTGCCTGGTGGTGCTGAAACCCGTCTGGGCTCAGAACTACAGGAATGTCCAACGTGTGGGGAAGGTATGTGGGGTGATTTGGGTCTTGGCTGTCTTCTTCACAATCCCCTTCTACATATTCCGTGACACCATTCCCCTACCTAACGGCCAGATCCTATGTTACTACAATTATGCTCGACTCCTCCCTGCTAAACCATTTGACCTGGGGTCTTTATGTAAGGAACGCAAGGAGGCCTTGGCCTTTATGAAGCTCTTTCTAGCTTTCCTGATCCCTCTACTGATGATCATCCTCAGCTATGCTGCCGTGAACAACCGCTTGGCGCGCAGAGGCTGCCGACGCCCTTTCCGTTTCGTTCGGCTCGTAGTGGCCGTGGTGGTGAGCTTCGTACTCTGCTGGGCTCCGTACCACCTCTTCATCATCATTGAGGTGATGGCCCCCATTGGACATCCTGCACAGGGTTTTGCAAGCCGTGCACTCCCAATCTCAGCAACCATCAGCTTCCTTAACAGTGTCCTTAACCCCGTTCTGTATGTGTTCAGCTGCCCTGACCTGTGCAAGAAGATTAGGCATTCCCTGGGTGCGGTGATGGAGAGCGTTCTGGCTGAGGATCTGGCAGAATTCGCCCGACGCCGCAGCACCGCTCGCAGCTCTGTGAGCACGTCCGAGGTGGTGTTGAAGCAGAGGAATTCTCTGACAACCTTGACAGGAAAGGATCAGGAGTATTCTAAAAGTATTGCTGAATCTACTCTGGACTGA
- the si:dkey-165a24.9 gene encoding G-protein coupled receptor 4 — translation MSNDSCHLPLDTDTFGLTCIYGLIFSLGLPSNLLSLWGLYHLGRSGGGGCQLVYILNLLLSDLLQLLTLPLWILYLQGGHRWPYGQLTCELVGYVFYVNVYASVMFLCLIALDRCLAIVYPLSSRSVRTVRVAAVSGVAVWTLTFLFCLSGLLPSVFDSDRLLCLEQYPVSPRYAHFKITTVALGFLLPCSILGYTSAHIGVTLRRSPSLSDHERHKIVGILVVITVNFIVVFGPYHLVGGYRFVSLLLTNEPCGFERSIFLIYRLCYGLTSLNTLLDPLFYIFLCPDARLELQRSLPCLGRGQNTSKKIALSFRAHPDNKRESETGHNNLAI, via the exons ATGTCCAATGACAGCTGCCACCTCCCGTTGGACACGGACACATTTGGCCTGACCTGTATCTATGGCCTGATCTTCTCTTTGGGTCTCCCCAGCAACCTGCTGTCTCTCTGGGGACTGTACCACCTGGGTCGCTCCGGTGGAGGAGGCTGCCAGCTGGTCTACATCCTCAACCTGCTGCTGTCAGACCTCCTCCAGCTGCTCACTCTGCCACTGTGGATACTTTATCTCCAAGGTGGCCACCGCTGGCCCTACGGACAGCTAACCTGCGAGCTGGTGGGCTACGTGTTTTACGTAAACGTCTACGCCAGCGTCATGTTCCTGTGCCTGATAGCGCTGGACCGCTGCCTGGCCATCGTGTACCCGCTGAGCAGCCGCAGCGTGCGGACTGTCAGGGTGGCAGCAGTGTCCGGCGTGGCCGTTTGGACCCTGACCTTCCTGTTCTGCCTGAGCGGGCTGCTACCGTCTGTGTTTGACTCGGACAGACTGCTGTGTCTGGAGCAGTACCCCGTCAGCCCCAGATATGCCCACTTCAAGATCACCACCGTGGCCCTGGGCTTCCTTCTGCCATGTTCCATACTCGG CTACACCTCAGCCCACATTGGAGTGACACTCCGGCGATCTCCTTCCCTCTCCGACCACGAGCGGCACAAAATCGTAGGCATACTAGTCGTGATCACCGTCAATTTCATCGTTGTGTTCGGACCCTACCACCTCGTGGGCGGATACAGATTTGTGTCCTTGCTGCTGACTAATGAGCCCTGTGGATTTGAGCGTTCCATTTTCCTCATCTATCGCCTGTGCTACGGCCTGACCAGCCTCAACACCCTGCTGGATCCCCTCTTCTACATCTTCCTGTGCCCTGATGCCCggctagagctgcaaagatctCTGCCCTGTTTGGGAAGGGGGCAAAATACCAGCAAAAAGATCGCCCTCAGTTTCAGAGCTCACCCAGACAACAAGAGGGAGAGTGAAACAGGACATAATAATCTAGCAATATAA